One Apium graveolens cultivar Ventura unplaced genomic scaffold, ASM990537v1 ctg2387, whole genome shotgun sequence DNA segment encodes these proteins:
- the LOC141700440 gene encoding uncharacterized protein LOC141700440, with product MSKAASVQLHIPGMESVIATVSGYHGLQRLKLSELIHTAGGNFVGKLYHSVTHLICWKFEGRKYELAKKFKIVIVNHRWIEDCIKERRRVPEHSYTARSGKEVGTLPMDLPAVPDKVSNSAGKHSSAGNASKKHVIDIDCDEDDFAVSLDSILLKENTFPELERRKEGSKLKKRGVNKTTSQIHSSRATHDDETSVSCYYNESMFPEMERRDEDSKLKRRLLKKATSQIYSSHASHDDDTSNSCHYNEPEELDSSNRRLRQKKISSYTEPLRRGRRLVLKNRLSDALGSESEEECHPVHVPHWQDDITDLSDNPSARGASTAMINVSEPVTRLAKSTNFFNGASTSALYASHQLATPKDSSATEPVFRLAKSTDVSDEASVSLLNASPDLTATPKDHSEAEHVTRLNKSNDYSCVICWTDFSSTRGVLPCGHRFCFPCIQYWADHMSSSGKISTCPLCKASFDNITKVDDAVSSDQKIYSQTIPHDPSVNIYVLPMRETSTLRNTSSAAPACSRCGFQEPEDLLLRCHLCQIRCVHSYCLDPYMIPWTCTHCKDLRMLYHH from the exons ATGTCGAAAGCAGCGTCCGTACAACTCCACATCCCAGGAATGGAATCAGTAATTGCTACAGTTAGCGGATACCATGGCTTACAACGACTCAAGCTTAGCGAACTCATCCATACCGCTGGTGGAAACTTTGTCGGTAAATTGTATCACTCCGTTACTCATTTG ATTTGTTGGAAGTTTGAAGGCAGGAAATACGAGCTTGCgaaaaaatttaaaattgttaTTGTTAATCATCGATGGATTGAAGATTGTATTAAGGAACGCAGACGTGTTCCAGAGCATTCTTATACCGCTCGTAG CGGGAAAGAAGTGGGCACCCTACCGATGGATTTACCAGCTGTTCCTGATAAAGTTAGTAATTCAGCTGGTAAGCATTCCAGTGCAGGCAATGCCTCTAAAAAACATGTGATTGATATTGATTGTGACGAGGACGACTTTGCAGTCTCGCTTGATTCTATCTTATTAAAAGAG AATACGTTTCCTGAGTTGGAAAGAAGAAAGGAAGGTTCAAAATTGAAGAAAAGAGGAGTGAACAAAACTACAAGTCAAATTCACTCATCCCGTGCTACTCATGACGATGaaacttctgtttcttgctatTATAATGAG AGTATGTTTCCTGAAATGGAAAGAAGAGATGAAGATTCTAAATTGAAGAGAAGATTATTGAAGAAAgctacaagtcaaatttactcATCTCATGCTAGTCATGACGATGACACTTCCAATTCTTGCCACTATAATGAG CCTGAAGAGTTGGATTCTTCAAATAGACGGCTAAGACAAAAGAAAATTAGTAGTTACACTGAACCATTGCGGAGAGGCCGGAGGTTGGTGCTAAAAAATAGACTTAGCGATGCTTTGGggtcagaatctgaagaagagtGCCACCCAGTACATGTTCCCCACTGGCAGGATGACATCACAGATCTCTCCGACAATCCATCAG CCAGGGGAGCATCAACTGCTATGATTAATGTCTCAGAACCTGTAACCAGATTAGCCAAATCAACTAATTTCTTTAATGGAGCATCAACATCAGCGCTTTATGCTTCACATCAGTTAGCTACACCAAAGGACTCGAGTGCAACAGAGCCTGTTTTTAGATTAGCTAAATCAACTGATGTGTCGGATGAAGCATCAGTTTCGCTGCTTAATGCATCACCAGATCTGACAGCTACTCCAAAGGATCACAGTGAAGCAGAACATGTTACAAGATTAAATAAATCAAATGATTATTCATGTGTTATCTGTTGGACAGATTTCAGTTCGACTAGGGGGGTTCTGCCATGTGGACATCGGTTTTGTTTTCCATGCATCCAGTATTGGGCTGATCATATG TCTTCAAGCGGAAAGATTTCGACATGTCCTTTGTGCAAGGCCAGCTTTGACAACATTACAAAGGTGGATGATGCAGTTTCTTCTGATCAGAAAATATATTCGCAAACCATTCCACATGACCCTTCAGTGAATATATATGTTCTTCCCATGCGTGAAACATCTACTCTCAGAAATACT TCATCTGCAGCACCTGCTTGTAGTCGATGCGGTTTTCAAGAACCTGAAGATCTGCTCCTTAGATGTCATCTCTGCCAGATTAGATGTGTTCATTCCTATTGCTTGGACCCTTACATGATTCCATGGACATGTACTCACTGTAAGGATCTTCGAATGCTTTATCATCATTAG
- the LOC141700441 gene encoding protein trichome birefringence-like 20: MKLQNNTTLILFSKNPTRRIFPQTTLLLIAFTIILTVTSICHPYLQNSIIRLSRSISQFSLSTNVDERECDLFKGQWVRNRMGPYYTNDTCSAIQEHQNCIKNGRPDIGFTKWRWQPDACDMEVFDPVSFLSFMRGKSIAFVGDSVARNHVQSLICLLSKVAHPIDASNNKDGDSRRWEYKDYNFNMSIFWSPYLVRTQRTDPNDVTRPFNLYLDEFDKSWTSQIKHFDYVIISAAQWFFRPSMYYIKRLLVGCLYCSQNTTQYPAEFGYRLAFRTAFKAINTVKKYKGVTFLRTYAPSHFENGKWDKGGNCPRKRPYRRNKVVLDSYNLNINNIQLEEFTVAERIGRRKGLRFSLLNVTHVMLLRPDGHPNEYGHRPEDHQKKGLVNDCVHWCLPGPIDTWNDFLLEMIKRESKLARRSSSSFNLHQIKA, from the exons ATGAAGCTCCAAAATAATACTACACTAATATTATTTTCCAAGAATCCAACAAGAAGAATTTTCCCACAAACAACTCTTTTGCTCATAGCCTTTACAATCATCCTTACAGTAACCTCTATATGCCACCCTTATTTGCAAAACTCTATCATTAGATTATCACGATCAATATCGCAATTTAGTTTATCGACAAATGTCGATGAAAGGGAGTGTGATTTGTTTAAAGGCCAATGGGTTAGAAACCGGATGGGGCCTTACTATACAAATGACACGTGTAGTGCCATTCAGGAGCATCAGAATTGTATAAAGAATGGAAGGCCGGATATAGGGTTTACCAAGTGGAGGTGGCAGCCTGATGCATGTGACATGGAAGTGTTTGATCCTGTGAGCTTTTTGAGTTTTATGAGAGGCAAGTCTATTGCTTTTGTTGGAGATTCTGTTGCGAGAAACCATGTCCAGTCATTGATATGTCTCTTATCAAAG GTAGCACATCCAATAGATGCTTCAAACAATAAAGATGGAGATTCCAGGAGATGGGAATACAAAGACTACAACTTTAATATGTCTATTTTTTGGTCACCGTACCTAGTACGGACACAAAGAACAGATCCTAATGACGTAACTCGCCCCTTCAATCTTTATCTTGACGAATTCGACAAGTCATGGACAAGTCAAATAAAACATTTCGACTACGTAATAATTTCTGCCGCACAATGGTTCTTCCGTCCGAGCATGTACTATATTAAACGCCTCCTCGTCGGATGCCTCTACTGCTCCCAGAACACCACTCAGTACCCAGCTGAATTTGGATACCGGCTGGCATTCCGGACCGCCTTCAAAGCCATAAACACAGTGAAAAAATACAAGGGTGTAACGTTTCTCAGAACATATGCACCATCACATTTCGAAAACGGGAAATGGGACAAGGGTGGAAACTGTCCAAGAAAAAGGCCTTACAGGAGAAACAAGGTGGTGTTGGATAGTTATAATTTGAATATAAATAACATACAGTTAGAGGAATTTACAGTTGCAGAAAGAATAGGGAGAAGAAAAGGACTGAGGTTTAGTCTATTGAATGTGACGCATGTTATGTTGTTGAGACCAGATGGGCACCCGAATGAATATGGACACAGGCCTGAGGATCATCAGAAAAAGGGCTTAGTGAATGATTGTGTGCATTGGTGCCTGCCAGGCCCAATTGATACTTGGAATGATTTTTTGCTTGAGATGATCAAGAGGGAAAGTAAATTAGCTAGAAGAAGTAGTAGTAGTTTTAATTTGCATCAAATTAAAGCTTAG